The region TCTTTAGAGGGTTCCTACGGGACGATATTAAATATTGCCATTCCATTTATACTTAAATGGATAACAAATAGAAAAAGAGGCTGTTAGGCCTCTTTTTTATTATAAATTACTATTCGTATTATTGTTCAGTTTCAGGAGTTTCGTCCTCTTTAGTTTCTATCGGAATAATAGTTTCCTGTTTAGGTTTTACTTTTTTGATTCCTTTTCTCATGGATTCTCCAACCAAGTTGCTTGCCGTGAAACTGGCCACCATATTATTCAACATATCACTTCCGGCTTGTGGAGAATTAGGTAACAAGATTAAGTTAGAATTAGTGTCGGCTCCAATGGCTTGTAAAGTATCATAATGTTGAGTAACTACAATTAGTGCTGAAGCTTCCTGAGAGTTGATACCAACTTTGTTCAAAACATCTACACTTTCTACTAAACCTCTGGCAATTTCTCTTCTTTGATCTGCAATACCTTGTCCTTGTAAACGTTTACTTTCTGCTTCTGCTTTGGCTTTGGCTACAATTCTGATTCTTGATGCTTCAGCTTCAAATTCAGCAACCGTTTTTTCTCTATCGGCAGCATTTATTCTGTTCATTGCATTTTTTACTTGAATATCTGGGTCAATATCAGTTACCAAAGTGTTGATAATGGTATACCCATAAGTGGTCATGGCTTCATTCAATTCTCTTTTTACGGCAATGGCAATATCATCTTTTCTTTCAAAAACATCATCGAGTTTCAATTTAGGAACTTCGGCACGAACCACGTCAAATACATAAGAGGTAATTTGATCGTGTGGATATTCTAACTTATAAAATGCATCGTAAACGGTTTCTTTTACAACCATAAATTGAACCGAAACTTTTAGTTTTACAAAGACGTTATCTTTGGTTTTAGTTTCAATAATAACATCTAATTGTTGAATCTTAAGATTTACACGTCCAGCAATTCTGTCTATCAATGGAATTTTTAATTGTAGTCCTGATTGTCTTATACTCAAAAATTTTCCAAAGCGTTCTATAACAACTGAGGTTTGCTGTTTCACTGTAAAAAAGGAAGACAGGAAAATAAATAATCCAAAAACTAGAAGGAAAATCAATGTAATGTTCATAATATATTTAATTTAGGTGTAATTTTAGGTGTAAATTACAAATAACTTTAGGTTTTTCCTACTTAAATCTGTTTATATGAAAAAAGCGGTCTTAATTTCAGTTATTGCATTGATTTCTTTTACAGTTTCAGCTCAATATGGTTATAGGGATTCCAATAGAATTGGGATAACTGTAGGGGTGAATCAGTTTAGTATGAACACTGCTAATTTTACAACGAATTCTGAGATGGGATGGAATGCCGGACTTTCGGTAAGAGGGAATTTCTATGATAATTGGGATATGGTTTATGCATTGCAGTTTAGTGAGAATAATTTTTCTGTCGCCACAAGAAATTTACTTTTGATGAATGAGGATGTAATGTATAAATTGCCTTCTGCTCAAATCTCATTGCAGTTGAGTTATATCTTGATTGAAGATCATTTGAGTATTGAGCTGGGTCCGATTGTCCAGGTGAACGGAAAATTTAAAATTAACTCTGATAATCAAAATAATATTATCTCAGGGACAACTTTGTTAGCCAAAGATATTGTCGATATTTCTAAATTTAATTTTTATCCAACTGTTGGAGTCACAGCAGGAGTGAAGCATTTTAGGATAAATGTTTCCTATCAATATGGTGTTAATAATATGCTGGGAAATCTAAACAATAAAAACCTTGGCGTTAATTTCAAAGGAAATCCGGGAATTATGAACGGAAATGTTATTATTTATTTATAAAAAAAGGCTCCTAAATTTAGGAGCCTTTTAGTATTATAATGTTTCAATTGCTTTTTGAAGTCTTTTGATCGTTTCTTCTTTTCCAATGAGTTCCACGATATCAAATAGGTGAGGACCTTTTAAGGCTCCCACTAAACTTAAGCGGAAAGGTTGCATTACTTTTCCCATCCCAATTTCATTTTTGCTCATCCAATCTTTTACCAATGTTTCAATATTAGCCGAAGTAAAATCGGTTATTTCTTCAATGACTGAAATCAATTCTTGCATTAAAGCCGGTGTTTCTGCTTTCCAGTTTTTAGATGCTTTTTCATCATAAGATGTTGGAGCCACAAAAAAGAAATCACTCAAATCCCAAAATTCAGAAACAAAATGAGCGCGTTCTTTTATCAATGAAGCGATTCTCACAACATCAAATTTTGAAATCTCAATTCCTTTTTCTTCTAAAATAGGGGAGAAGGCTTTCGCCAAATTTTCATCTTTTTGCTTAATTAAATATTGGTGATTGAACCATTTGTTTTTTTCCGGATCAAATTTAGCACCGGCTTTATGTACTCTGTTTAAATCAAAAGCTGCTACTAATTCTTCCAAAGAATACAATTCTTTGTCGGTACCGTCATTCCAACCCAATAAGGCCAAGAAGTTAACAACTGCTTCAGGAAAAAATCCTTTTTCTCTGTAACCGGATGATATTCCTTCTTCGGTTTTCCATTCTAAAGGAAATACTGGAAATCCCAGTTTATCGCCATCACGTTTTGATAATTTACCATTTCCAATTGGTTTTAAAATTAATGGTAAATGTGCAAATTGGGGTGCTTCCCAACCAAAAGCTCTGTACAATAAAACGTGTAATGGCATTGATGGCAACCATTCTTCACCACGAATTACATGAGTTGTTTCCATTAAATGATCATCAACAATATTGGCTAAATGGTATGTTGGCATTCCATCGCTTTTAAACAAAACTTTATCGTCTAATAAGCCAGTTTCAAACTTAACATCACCACGAATGATATCTTGTAAATGTAAGGTTTCGTTAACCGGAGTTTTGAAACGAATAACATAATGTTCTCCGTTTGCAATTCTCTGTACCGTTTCTTCAGCAGAAATAACTAAGGAAGTGTCTAGTTTTTCTCTGTTAGTATGATTGTAAATAAATGTTTTTCCTTGCTCTTCTTGTGCTTTTCTTGCAGCATCTAAAGCTTCGGCAGTATCAAATGCATAATAGGCCCAATCGGAACTTATTAATTGGTCAGCATATTCTTTGTACAAATGTTTTCTTTCGCTTTGACGGTAAGGACCAAATTTTTCATTTTTCCCAATGGTTTCATCAGGAGCAATTCCTAACCATTCTAAAGCTTCCATGATATAAGCTTCGGCACCATGTACAAAACGATTTTGATCTGTATCTTCAATTCTTAGATAGAAAGTTCCACCATTTTTTTTGGCAAACAGATAATTAAATAATGCGGTACGAACCCCGCCAATATGTAAAGGTCCGGTTGGACTTGGTGCAAAACGCACTCGTACTTGCTTTGACATTGTAGTAAATTTTAATGCAAATATACGTTTTCAATGCGTGAATTAGAAAATTTGAGAAAGAGATGAAACAGAATTAATGTTTTAACTTTACGATGGGCATCTTTTCTAAGTACTGCATTGGCAAATTATTTCATTAAAATTATTACTTTTATTGGTTATATAATCTTAATTGAAAATTTTGAGTCATTCCAATTTTATTTATCAAAAGTTAGAAGCTTTTATCAGGAAGTTTTATATCAATGAATTG is a window of Flavobacterium acetivorans DNA encoding:
- a CDS encoding PorT family protein; its protein translation is MKKAVLISVIALISFTVSAQYGYRDSNRIGITVGVNQFSMNTANFTTNSEMGWNAGLSVRGNFYDNWDMVYALQFSENNFSVATRNLLLMNEDVMYKLPSAQISLQLSYILIEDHLSIELGPIVQVNGKFKINSDNQNNIISGTTLLAKDIVDISKFNFYPTVGVTAGVKHFRINVSYQYGVNNMLGNLNNKNLGVNFKGNPGIMNGNVIIYL
- a CDS encoding SPFH domain-containing protein is translated as MNITLIFLLVFGLFIFLSSFFTVKQQTSVVIERFGKFLSIRQSGLQLKIPLIDRIAGRVNLKIQQLDVIIETKTKDNVFVKLKVSVQFMVVKETVYDAFYKLEYPHDQITSYVFDVVRAEVPKLKLDDVFERKDDIAIAVKRELNEAMTTYGYTIINTLVTDIDPDIQVKNAMNRINAADREKTVAEFEAEASRIRIVAKAKAEAESKRLQGQGIADQRREIARGLVESVDVLNKVGINSQEASALIVVTQHYDTLQAIGADTNSNLILLPNSPQAGSDMLNNMVASFTASNLVGESMRKGIKKVKPKQETIIPIETKEDETPETEQ
- the gltX gene encoding glutamate--tRNA ligase; amino-acid sequence: MSKQVRVRFAPSPTGPLHIGGVRTALFNYLFAKKNGGTFYLRIEDTDQNRFVHGAEAYIMEALEWLGIAPDETIGKNEKFGPYRQSERKHLYKEYADQLISSDWAYYAFDTAEALDAARKAQEEQGKTFIYNHTNREKLDTSLVISAEETVQRIANGEHYVIRFKTPVNETLHLQDIIRGDVKFETGLLDDKVLFKSDGMPTYHLANIVDDHLMETTHVIRGEEWLPSMPLHVLLYRAFGWEAPQFAHLPLILKPIGNGKLSKRDGDKLGFPVFPLEWKTEEGISSGYREKGFFPEAVVNFLALLGWNDGTDKELYSLEELVAAFDLNRVHKAGAKFDPEKNKWFNHQYLIKQKDENLAKAFSPILEEKGIEISKFDVVRIASLIKERAHFVSEFWDLSDFFFVAPTSYDEKASKNWKAETPALMQELISVIEEITDFTSANIETLVKDWMSKNEIGMGKVMQPFRLSLVGALKGPHLFDIVELIGKEETIKRLQKAIETL